A single genomic interval of Passer domesticus isolate bPasDom1 chromosome 26, bPasDom1.hap1, whole genome shotgun sequence harbors:
- the LOC135286345 gene encoding proteasome subunit beta type-6-like, with amino-acid sequence MAAVTVWEPRAAPGPAGPHREWTAEPVSTGTTIMAVEFDGGVVIGADSRTTTGAYIANRVTDKLTPVHDRIFCCRSGSAADTQAVADAVAYQLAFHSVELEEPPRVRTAARLFQQSCYRYREELSAGIIVAGWDPRRGGQVYVVPMGGLLLRQPFAVGGSGSSYIYGFLDATFQPGMSRSQCQEFVARALALAMVRDGSSGGVIRLAAITEEGVERTVLAGSDLPWGDGGPPV; translated from the exons ATGGCGGCCGTGACGGTGTGGGAGCCgcgggccgcgccgggccccgccgggccgcacCGGGAATGGACGGCGGAGCCCGTCAGCACCGGC ACCACCATCATGGCCGTGGAGTTCGACGGAGGCGTCGTCATAGGGGCTGACTCCCGAACCACCACCGG GGCCTACATCGCCAACCGTGTGACAGACAAACTGACGCCTGTCCACGACCGCATCTTCTGCTGCCGCTCGGGCTCGGCGGCCGACACGCAGGCGGTGGCCGACGCCGTGGCCTACCAGCTGGCCTTCCACAG tgtggagctggaggagccGCCGCGGGTGCGCACAGCCGCGCGCCtcttccagcagagctgctacCGCTACCGCGAGGAGCTCAGCGCCGGCATCATCGTGGCCGGCTGGGACCCGCGCCGGGGGGGACAG GTGTACGTGGTGCCCATGGGGGGGCTCCTCCTGCGCCAGCCCTTCGCTGTGGGGGGCTCAGGCAGCTCCTACATCTACGGATTCCTGGATGCCACCTTCCAGCCTGGGATGAGCCGCTCCCAGTGCCAGGAATTCGTCGCCCGTG ctctggcCCTGGCGATGGTGCGGGACGGCTCCAGCGGGGGTGTCATCAGGCTGGCAGCCATCACGGAGGAGGGGGTGGAACGGACAGTCCTGGCTGGCTCTGACCTGCCCTGGGGTGATGGTGGCCCCCCTGTCTGA
- the LOC135286344 gene encoding mitochondrial 2-oxoglutarate/malate carrier protein, giving the protein MAAVPAAERPKTSPKSVKFLFGGLAGMGATVFVQPLDLVKNRMQLSGAGAKGREYRTSLHALGSILRHEGLRGIYTGLSAGLLRQATYTTTRLGIYSVLLERFGGADGTPPPFLAKAAMGMTAGAAGAFVGTPAEVALIRMTADGRLPPGERRGYHNVFDALVRMAREEGVLTLWRGCIPTMARAVVVNAAQLASYSQSKQFLLDSGHFRDDILCHFCASMISGLVTTAASMPVDIVKTRIQNMRTIDGKPEYRNGLDVLLKVVRYEGFFSLWKGFTPYYARLGPHTVLTFIFLEQMNKWYQRLFLSA; this is encoded by the exons ATGGCGGCGGTACCGGCGGCCGAGAGGCCCAAGACCTCCCCGAAATCCGTCAAGTTTCTCTTCGGCGGCTTGGCAGG GATGGGGGCTACAGTGTTCGTGCAGCCCCTGGACCTGGTGAAGAACCGCATGCAGCTGAGCGGGGCCGGCGCCAAGGGCCGCGAGTACCGGACGTCGCTGCACGCCCTGGGCTCCATCCTGCGCCACGAGGGGCTCAGGGGCATCTACACGGG GCTGTCAGCGGGGCTCCTGCGCCAGGCCACCTACACCACCACCCGCCTGGGCATCTACAGCGTGCTCCTGGAGCGTTTTGGGGGGGCTGACGGGACCCCCCCGCCCTtcctggccaaggcagccaTGGGCATGACAGCAGGGGCTGCGGGGGCCTTCGTGGGGACCCCGGCTGAGGTGGCCCTCATCCGCATGACAGCTGATGGCAG GCTACCCCCCGGCGAGCGCCGCGGGTATCACAACGTGTTCGATGCCCTCGTGAGGAtggccagggaggagggggTGCTCACGCTCTGGAGG GGCTGCATCCCCACCATGGCCCGTGCCGTGGTGGTCAACGCTGCCCAGCTCGCCTCCTATTCCCAATCCAAACAATTCCTGCTCGACTCCG GGCATTTCCGTGACGACATCCTGTGCCACTTCTGCGCCAGCATGATCAGCGGGCTGGTGACCACGGCCGCCTCCATGCCTGTCGACATCGTCAAGACCCG GATCCAGAACATGAGGACAATAGATGGGAAACCCGAGTACCGCAACGGGCTG gACGTGCTGCTCAAGGTGGTGCGCTACGAGGGCTTCTTCAGCCTCTGGAAGGGCTTCACCCCCTACTACGCCCGCCTGGGCCCCCACACCGTGCTCACCTTCATCTTCCTCGAGCAGATGAACAAGTGGTACCAGCGGCTCTTCCTCAGTGCCTGA
- the LOC135286333 gene encoding profilin-1-like: protein MSGWAPYVETLLADGTCQDAAIVGYRDTPAVWAAAPGKTFANITPAEVAALVGPERGPLLVQGLTLGGLRCSVIRDSLLVEGEHSMDLRTKGAAGAPTFNITAAITNKTIVLAMGKEGVHGGCVNKKCYEMANHLRRSQY, encoded by the exons atgagCGGGTGGGCGCCCTACGTGGAGACGCTGCTGGCGGACGGCACCTGCCAGGATGCCGCCATCGTGGGCTACCGAGACACCCCCGCCGTGTGGGCCGCCGCCCCGGGCAAGACCTTCGCCAATATCACG CCCGCGGAGGTGGCGGCGCTGGTGGGCCCCGAGCGGGGCCCGCTGCTGGTGCAGGGGCTGACGCTGGGGGGGCTGCGCTGCTCCGTCATCCGCGACTCGCTGCTGGTGGAGGGCGAGCACAGCATGGACCTGCGCACCAAGGGCGCCGCGGGAGCGCCCACCTTCAACATCACGGCTGCCATCACCAACAAGA ccatcGTGCTGGCCATGGGCAAGGAGGGCGTCCACGGCGGCTGCGTCAACAAGAAATGCTACGAGATGGCCAACCACCTGCGGCGCAGCCAGTActga